In the genome of Halalkalicoccus subterraneus, the window GCCGACGGAGTCCTCTCGCGACTGCTGCAGGGCGGGTTCAGGGAACAGAACGCGCGCCTGCGGATCGACTGGATGACCCACACCGACGAACGGATCCTGGAGCTGCTCGCGGAGGAACCGGCGACGCCGAGTGCGGTCGCCACACGCCTCGAGAAGAGCGAGGAGTACGTCGCCGACCGCTGTCGCCAGCTCGCCACCCGCGAGCTGCTCGCGCGCGAGGACGGCGTGTATCGCCTCGCCCAGCGGGGACGGCGCTACCTCGACGGCGAACTCGACCCGGAGAAACTGGCCGACGACGCCTGAACACTGCGGCCGTCTATCGGTCTTTGTCGGGCGACATGTGTGTCGGTCGAACTGCACACGAACTGCGGGGCGCT includes:
- a CDS encoding phage repressor protein is translated as MADGVLSRLLQGGFREQNARLRIDWMTHTDERILELLAEEPATPSAVATRLEKSEEYVADRCRQLATRELLAREDGVYRLAQRGRRYLDGELDPEKLADDA